The DNA region tatatatatatatatatatttacttgtaaacattcacacacaaatatatatatatatatatatatacacatacatatatatacacatatacatgaatggcaaaacaccttttccgtgttgatactatgattgAAAAAAACGCAATGCAaatactagatttattaaaaatgagaccagttttgaaatccacctgggttCCATATTCAGGTCtaaagatatataagtatatatctacaggacacatacatatctatatatatacacaccaagatCTTTAGCCTTAGGGCTTCAGGTTTCTCTCAACCCGAtgtcagttcacacacacacacacacacacacacacacacacacacacacacacacacacacacacacacacacacacacacacacacacacacacacacacacacacacacactcacgacccGTATTTTAAAGAACCCTGAGCTAGCGTACAGCCTAAGCATTTCTATTCAAGTGCCAGTTCGGGGCACTCGGTAGACTGACTAAGCAGATGACATTTCACAAGCAGAACTGTCGACTTTCAAAAATCTATACGCCGTTCTTTCACAGCAGAAACAAACCCTTGCGCCTATGCTGGGGATGATGGTCCCAAGATGAAACAATGCTAGCACTTCAGGGTTAGCTGCCACGCCTCTCTCTCAGTCAGAGGTTGGCAATAGATTTGGAATTGCAGGCCTAACCTGCAACTCAGCTTTATTTGTATCTTGGTGTTCCAGAGTTTATACGAAAGTCTTTGGAAGCCGACAAAAAGCTGTTGTGCAAAGCTGTCTCTAAGTCTTCATCAATTTcttaataataagcaataacacGTGATCTTGTTGACGAAAAATCACAGTATCAATTAGCTTTCACATATTCACTTTCTCAATACAGTCTTTACCGGTTTATGGAGTTCCTTGGACAAATACTGAGAGACGCAGTTCTTTGCCTCTACAAATAAATCGTATTTCTGCCATAAGGCAATGAACATTCTAACTTGTCAACTCGGCATACTTACATGCCTTTCACAATGTTCCCTTAAGCCTTGATTTGTCTGCATGTATTATTTATTAATGCAAAACATACCTGATATATGAAAAGGCAAATAATCAaacttgtcaatatttttttggTTAAATATAATTTCGGTAAATTCTCACAGACTTGGCAACGTCGGGTAAATATCGGTTTCATTCATTAATGCATTACGGtgttgtagtgaaccataagaaaacgaaaccatcaagaggggtcccaagcaattcgtggcagggctggatgcctgaaatctccgcttgtcaccaccagggactACCAccgtagaccccccccccctcccccgtggacgttacaacgacgatttatcttatttctaatgatatgaatgtatatactttgtttcgtttttatacTTGATTTATACCTTGTAATTAATGCCCTAAAACTGTGCATAGTaagttatttttactttatcatattataagcctccagaactccaatcatataactgcttgttcccgcctctaagacgatggCAGAGGTATGGGAGATAGACAAGGGAGTCACGATCGCACGACGGTgttttacggtgacggacggaggattcgagataagttatgtgtgcaccagcagtacatgccggctttgctatatttgtatcatttatgtataagtccaagctcttttattcaatattaattttatgtgtttgttcgttACTTTTTCGTAGTGATGTTCTTTTaagcaaggagttgtgcccagccTCCTTTcgattttccacacggggagtgttaagtttgAACCTTCGCGGATGTcgtaaaaccccgttgtataaaTTTAAAGTAACATTATGGAACAAAAAGGGTACGACatatgttaaaataatgatgaatgctaCAGGATGCGTGTAAATTTCACGAATAATAtctatcccaaacccaccgtgcccccggagagtgcttaccgctcggcccgctccgtcggcatagcgtaGTAGATGTGAAGTAACCAGTGAATGGTGTAAGTGTCGAAGTCCGACACTAAAATCGAGCCTTTCTGGTTACTACATTGTCGCATCCTTCACGACGTCAGCAATTATGGAACGGTATCTCTCTTAATCTGTTTATATGATGTTTGTTGATAGCATtaagtttgttttatatttcgtTTAATATGGTCCATAGAGGAGAATCGACCATATGTAGGTTTTGGTAAATAATTTTCTTGATATGTTGGAAAGTAGCCATCTCATTTTcaggaattttctttttttgccattCCTATTCGCTTAGAGACTTCATTTCCACGTCTCCTATCCTGTTATAGTGCTGCTAAGATGTTTAAATTTATTTTCTCGTTGTAGTCTGTTGTTACTGAGAAAAATATTTGACGTAGGCGTTACCTTTTTTACTGACCACCattgttcccgttttctttacatttcGCTTTGGGCCCTTCCTACTGCTGGCTTCATCTGCGGCGTTCACCAGCTGCTCTAGCCCGCGTTCTGTTCTGTCGTCGGCATATCTTATGTTACTTAATGTTTCGGCTCTAATTTTGACTCCGCCTGTGCTCTACTTCCCTAGGGAGTATTTCACTATACATGAAAAAGTCAGGCAACACACAACCCTGTCTGACCCTTTCTCTATACACATTTCCCCCTGtgtcctctatctctatcctaaCTGTAGCCGTCTGTTTCCAATGTAAGCTCTTTATCAGTCTTAAATCTTCCACTTTAAAATTAATACTGTTTgttttatctatcattctttctgctaatgccataatagaaaaattatatTGCTTGTGCCTTTTCCCATCAAAAAGCCGAATTGTTCTACTGATACCCCTTATCTTTCCCTTCATTCGGCTCAAAATTACTCACTGCGTGTTTTATTCCTTGTTTCGATATTCGTTTCTTCTTTATTGCCATTCTTGCTATTCTGTCGTACGttcctttatctattttactTAATTCTTGTTTCTCTGCACATCTTGTCCATTCATTCTCTTTttgttatatgtgagtgtgtgagtgcgtgtgtgtgtttgtgtttgtgtgtgtgtgtgtgtgtgtgtgtatttgtgtttatgtgtgtgtgtacatatgtatgtatatatatgtgtgtgtatatacatataacaaacacacacgcatatatataaacagtacataTACATCAAGAACTGCACACAGCTGTGGTATCAGCCTAATCAccttgttttatgtgtttatgtgcgcgtgtatgtgtgtgtatgtgtgtttgtgtttgtgtttatgtgtgtgtatacatgtatatgtatatatgtacatatatatgtgtatatatatacatataacacacgcacacacacacatacatatatagatagatagatagatacagtatatatgaattaaGAACTGCACACCGCTTTCTAATCACCTTTCTCTTCCGCTATGTATCTGTTCCAGATCTGTGCTGTATCCACAGTAATCCTCGTCAAGGTCCAAGTACTTGTTACAGACAGCATTGTACAGCATATCTGCGACCTGATCCACGAAAATATACCCAAGATGGCCAATATCATCGCATTTCCACTTGAACATAGGAGGGGTCCTCTTGTGGTGCTGCAGACAGGCGTCGGTGTACTGGACAGACAAAGGCACCGTGCTGTCCCAGACAATCACACCGGTTCCCTGTAGTTGCTCAACGGCCCTTCGGTTGACCAGGTTGATGGTTTCCTCGCTGTACTTGAATTTTCTTTGGCGGGTTGCCTATAAATGAAATGGAAGGCGCCGTTTGATATGAGTCTGATTGAATTTACGTCTATAAATGTGCTGCATAATTGAGAACTCTTCCTATTCTCATCCATAATACTGAGTGTGTAAATAAGTGTTCCAGTGTATCATTTACCTGCGTATCATCAATGAGTTTGTAATAGACCGGGACACTGGAGGCAAGACGGGTGAAATATGGCACCAATTTCTGAAGTGTTTTCTCATACAGGTTACCTTTCCTGTCTGCACGTTTTGCTATGTGATGAAGGCCGCCATCTGTACAGtgcaaaaaagaagatatatatatatgtttatatatatatatatatatcttgaaagtgcatatatagaaatatgtgactGAATTATAAAGTTTGATGTAATGTGCATCGAataaattcctctctctctctctctctctctctctctctctctctctctctctctctctctctctctctctctctctctctctctcacggaatcataaatctgtgtgtgcgcgcgtgggtcTATGGATTCACGCATACTTATAGGTTATAAAACTTAGTAGAAGCTCCCAAAATGTGTCAGCAAAACGGCTCATACGGACCTATGAGTACAATGGTCGGCTTgagttccctccccttctcccaatgGTCCACAAGGCGTGGGAAGTTTTTGAGGAAGAAGTCGACGTAGTAGGTGAGTCTGATGGGAATGGACAGGTGTTTCGTCTCGAGAGTGGACTTCAACCTCTCATTCCGCATGTGGATCAGGGCCTTGACTCCTTTCCACGTCTGTTGAGAAGATAGGCTGtggtctctccttttccctacaTGCCTCCAAGGCTCGTAAGGAAAGATTGTTGGAAATTTGTTCAGCACAGACTCCCCAATGGAAATATATCCCATTTGATAccttaattacaaaaacaatatccCATGGTTTTTAATTCATATCCATAAAATATCCCTTCGCTATGAGTTAAAATATGTTCACAATAGTTTTGCGTAACTTTCCGATAGCCTATCGTTTGGCCTGGCAGAGGTTCAGCTTTCTTTGCACACTTGATAGTGAAGAGGAAGATTACACTAGAGAAACTtttttgaatttgaatatttTCGAGGAAAACTGTCTTTGTTCATATGCACTGAATGTGAACTTAAGGCTAGATATAGTAAACCGCTTTGAAAGTACTatctaataattaaaataaatataaaatgaaatcccTCTGCCCACTGACAAAGCAACAAGGCGTATGGTCGCCAGTGTCTGTTGAACATAGGTCATCTGCATCTATTCCACCTCTACGATCATTTTCCTAACTTTAAGCATCTGGTCATCTTCGCTTGGGTCAGAAGGACATTCTTTCCTTGGAGGTAGAGCATCCTAGTGCTTgcacacaccaacactcacacgTACGCAAGgggcgtgtgtctgtctgtatatgaatgtgtgtatgtgtatgtatgtgtgtgtgtgtgtgtgtgtgtgtatgtgtgaggtaaGATTAATGGGCTAAGTAATAAAACTATGCTGAAAATGTGTTAGAGTAAGAAAAGTCTGGATAACCCTTTGTTTGCTGATAAAAAGCCATTGAACTTCTTGGGCACACCGTGATCCATATTTATAGCGCGGCTCACTATCACTGCGTCATGCATTATTATTATGCACTGCCATATTAATTATCATGGATAACACAGCATCGCGTAGTAATAACTTCAATTCTCGAACGATTTATGTTCAGTGGAAAGAAATTCATTGCATAACATCATTTTGGATtaaaagagttatatatatatatatatatatatatatatatatatatatggtacatttggaaatgacgcctaacaccgaTTTTCCGATGAACAAAGTATTTTTCCAATAGTTTTTGTCGTGTTTCTAGCActcgcaaacgaagcacagctacgatatcggtCCCGATAGCTTGGGAGGGCATGATGCACATCagggaattggggagggggaggggggatttcggGAAATATCGGTAAAACACGTGAAAGTACAATATATCCAATCGTTTCGAGGTTATATAGGGGGTTTCACCCCCGCCTGGTCTACTAAATCTTCACCTTACATATTCCGGCAGGAGAGAGCCCATAGAAACAACAAATAATGACGCGTTTTCGGGTGATATAGGGGGCTTCGCTTCCTTAAACCCCCTTTTGGAGGTCATAATACatatcaggttttttttttttttgtgtgtgtgggggggggggagggggggggggtttggtttgcgaagttctagcttcgcccgggccttctagatatggcccggcctgtgtcagcttttttacggctgtctcattgagttgtctgacactcggtgcttaccgtggcggcgggattgccagcaagcgctcctgccgccatggtgtaagcatttcgcatagcctctttaccagcacggcggctgttgtgggcggtccatgtctcaggaattgtgtatggttacaattttctaggtagtggactagtgtggcgttcggctcgccgcagtgcttgcagcaccattcatcgcgttcgattgttgggataatctgccatgcacagtggtaacctaggcgcattctgtgaagaatgacttcggtacctctgttgcttacttcagagagtgccagtggttcagagcctgtggcgtctgagtaccagctggccgagggggaggttctcgtttcctctctgtggagctgccgtatgaaggtacgaccgaccaaggcacacttctccataagtaattttcggctcggttttatcgtcatgggatttgggggcatacccctgccagcggcggctagtctgtcagcaagctcgttccctctgatgccgatgtggcttgggacccaattgatgataattcttctaccctgagcaagaattctctgtgccattgtgagaatcgtggtcagtaggtagatgttgtctgtgggtgagctgtgctgaagacagtcaatggctgccctggagtctgtgtgtatgaccacgtgtccttcccttagggacgcgtggcctagggctcccatgattgcaactgcctctgcctgtagcgaggaggcgttgtctgttaccctcatggatcgtgtggcatccctagctgcaaagccggcgcctgcagtgtggctcaagggatcgaccgatccatccgtgtagtatgttctactacccggaggagtgatggctgcaatgaccctgtgggcttctgcctttaggctaggcatggggtataggctctttttcattgacaggttcattatattgaactctatcaggctcagtgcccacggcggggcttcggcaaagtcggggtggggggagtccatgcccttagcaagaagctgttctttgagctgatggcgtatcaacaccctggctgtatgagacagccaggagttgtttgcaacgagctcgttgtcttgttcgaggcatctgactaatttttgtcttaggcttgtgttcctgggagcctggatgacctttgacagaaattgtgttgccgttagatcgattcgtgagtccagggggagaaggtttgcctccatcaggaggttgaggaccttcgtccacctcggggcacccaggggggggggatgtcaagAATTATCGGTAATACACGGGAGATCACAATATATCCACTCGCCCTTCAGTTCCCTTTTGGGGGTTAAAGGGGGCCTGATCCACAAAAGGCTTCTATGATGGAAAAACTGGGGGTTTCCCTTGGCGCTGTACTTGACTGAACCTGTGGATACCAGTCTCGCCTTGAGGAATATTCGTCCGAAAGAGATACGTGAGAGGCCACCTGTATTTTAAGGTACGGACGATGCAGTATGGTACAGAAAATGTagttatttacatgtatgtgtgtgtatgtgtgtgtgtgtgtgtgcgtgcgtggtctACGCTGAGTACAAAATCATCATGCGTCGTGTGGCGGGCATATAAGCATAATTGTGCCGCTCAAGCACCGTTTCAGCCTACATTATCTTGTGTGTTTATTACGGTGTTgtacttttttttccaaatgcaATGAGTAAAGCAGTACGTACCAATCTATCTCTGCCTGACCAGTCTCCAGTAGGAAGCTTCCTTACACGCTTATTCAGGGTAGAGCTTAGTTTGGTTCCCTATAAGGCGATCAATTAACAGGTCTACAAGAACTCTGTAAttcgtagtaaaaaaaaaaaaaaaaaaaaaaaaaaaaaaaaaacagtagtatCGGAATCCACGTAATAGATGGATTCCAATACTCTGTTACTGATGGAAATAATTTTACAACTATGCACTGCATGAGAGTCTGAAACTGAAATGTGATTCATATAATGATTTTATAactctttttatcctcttctctccgaATGATGAATCCataactccctttcccttcttttctcccaatAAATTTCATAACACTCTTTACCTTCCATTCTCTCTGCTTGTAGCGCAGTTCTGGACTTGCTAACCGAAACGACACAGCATTGAATATGTACCGCATGTGAGAGTCTCCAATAAATACAAGATGAAGTGTTTCGTTTGAGCTTGAGTTCCCGTACTGAGAACTGTTTGAAGATCTTAGAAAGCTGCAACAGAAAAGGCTAAAGCTGATTAAATTTTAAACATTTGCAAATGAAAAGGAGTTTATATCGAATTACCCAAGGCATTTACTAACAAACTTGTTCATCCTCTGAAACATTAGGTTCCACAAACTGACAGCACTGCACACAAGGAATCCCTTAGCCATTCACCCCTAAATGCACGGAACGATAAACTCACTTTTGTGACGCATTGAAAGCTTGAGCGCAATCCTCAACTTCAGCAAGACCGTACTTCTTCATCTTGCAACATACATTGGTAGCACTGATGTTGTCGTAGTTGTAACAGCTCTTTTTGAATATCGGATGCCTTATCCGGATGGCCTGAGGCACTGGAGGCCTAATTCTTTGAAGAAACACAGGACGCTCGGCGACGTTCCTATGGACGTGACCTAGCCAGGACAGCAGAGCCATAAGCAAGAAGACCAAGACATACTTTTTACAGCTGGTTCCAATTCTGAAACGAGTTGAGAAATGCCATTGTCCCTCACATTTTGTAACTGGGGGCGTCTGTGAATCAGTAAGAATTAAGTACTTATAAATGATTTCTTCATAGATTGCTTACAAAGTATTTTGTTACAGCAGGTGGGGAGACATCGATGAAAATTGTTTAAGGGTAAAAGGAGAGCTGTATATGCATGCCGCGGCGGATCTAGGATGGATGCACATGAGCACAGACACATAATAAACATGCTGATAAATATCACTGGGCTAACTACGCTCTGCGCTGTTTAACCAAAGACCTTGGGATTAGAAGATCCTACTGTTCTAACATTCGCTCAGCGGCCGCGCGCAAAGAAAGCTCATTTAAGCAATATGCAGTAACGTATGCATATCTTATAAAACATAAGGTGATAGATAAATCTGACGCACACATGTACAGACTGCTATATTTGGTACTATATTTTGGAGGCGGATTGCTAATTTAACCATCCAATGTAAACCCAACAAGACTTCCCACAGGTAATATGGAGGGTTTCAAAATAGGTAACGAGGCTAAACACGTTTTCAACTGCTGATCAATGTTTCGTGTTTACTGTCACTTACTTCTAATAGAtccgactttttttctttctttcttgtttaatggtagtattaatagtagcatTTACATACAATTGGACACACTTTTAATGAGTTTCCCTTAATAGTTTCATCTGTGAAAAGTTTCTGTGtatcttgaatatatatgtattttttttctccagttaTTTTGTAACGGATGTAACCTTTGATttcttaatattatatattgcacAATTTCTGAATCCatattatataaaacaatgattagcaaaatataaacacaaatttgAGCTCAACCCTCGCGGTCATATTCACCTGTGGGTaatttcttaagaaaaaaaaaaaaaaaaaaatgcgttgttTTCAAGAGATAAAGAATATAGCGACAGGCAGGACAGAAAGCTTTGTGTGAATTGACATCTACCTTTCTAGGGTATTGTTGCAGGGTAGCACAATGCAGTCAGGCCTCGCGGTATGTGTGCTTTGGGCATCTGCAGATAAAACGGAAACGTACCATTAGCAATGTGAAAGAACAGACAGCTGAGATTTGATAAGCTAGCAATGAAGACTTTAGAATGATATCTCTGGGCAAGTTTGCTGGGTGCCTCTCTCATAAACAGGccaaatatttgaataaaaagacgaaaaaaacagaaaaattgaAACAGAGAAGATAACACGTCCCAGGGAAAGAGGACAATGAGTAGGACGTCAACAGCAAAGCCTTATTATTGATGatttattactgatttttttattattcattacttaATATTTAGTTAAAACCATCTGACCCCCGAAACATTTCCACTGTGCTGGTCATTCCTCATAATAATTGAAGgtttagtttacacacacacacagcatcgcGTAGTAATTCTCGAACGATTTATTTTCAGTGGAAAGAAATTCATTGCATACCATCTTTTTGGATTAAAagagttacatacacacacacacacacacggacgcacacacatatataggtacagcTACCCAGGCCttcctcacatcatcatcatttgggagctaacgccggcgggggcgcaaaGCCGCATCCACCcatcgcttccac from Penaeus chinensis breed Huanghai No. 1 chromosome 31, ASM1920278v2, whole genome shotgun sequence includes:
- the LOC125042114 gene encoding uncharacterized protein LOC125042114, whose amino-acid sequence is MGYISIGESVLNKFPTIFPYEPWRHVGKRRDHSLSSQQTWKGVKALIHMRNERLKSTLETKHLSIPIRLTYYVDFFLKNFPRLVDHWEKGRELKPTIVLIDGGLHHIAKRADRKGNLYEKTLQKLVPYFTRLASSVPVYYKLIDDTQATRQRKFKYSEETINLVNRRAVEQLQGTGVIVWDSTVPLSVQYTDACLQHHKRTPPMFKWKCDDIGHLGYIFVDQVADMLYNAVCNKYLDLDEDYCGYSTDLEQIHSGRER